One part of the Moorena sp. SIOASIH genome encodes these proteins:
- a CDS encoding circadian clock KaiB family protein has protein sequence MLDETPSPQLFKGIAIFTPGEDLVYSIDFNKQSHWHLHLCASLQEILGLPEPPHFLVPGYTATIDRWMDSQTNQLRMSAEIHWLVQHHQALLNAVFGTDNLIWQVAPWEEESCDPAVLETYRNQFPQLWENHDLILRIDRPEPLSYSDTEEVLPERVTNQNSGRWSPQEHLRAMEKLPRLSKSATDSTDSLTARDVTKPDSLSRMSLPDVSHSQAQPTYSYVLRLFVSGHSTETEYTLKSLYQLLENHLGHPYTLKIIDVFKHPELAETDQISATPTLLRVWPEPVRRIIGDLNDIDQVLQRLTSNIVQSSAIKQ, from the coding sequence ATGCTGGATGAAACCCCCTCGCCCCAACTGTTTAAAGGTATTGCTATATTTACACCAGGGGAAGATCTAGTGTATAGCATTGACTTTAATAAGCAGAGTCACTGGCATCTGCATCTGTGTGCGAGTTTACAGGAAATACTGGGGTTACCAGAGCCACCTCATTTTTTAGTCCCGGGATATACTGCCACCATTGATCGGTGGATGGACTCTCAAACCAATCAGTTGCGCATGTCAGCAGAAATTCATTGGTTGGTGCAACATCATCAGGCATTGTTAAATGCAGTATTTGGCACCGACAACCTGATTTGGCAAGTAGCCCCTTGGGAGGAAGAGTCCTGTGACCCGGCGGTGCTAGAAACTTACCGCAATCAGTTTCCCCAACTCTGGGAAAACCATGACTTGATCCTGCGCATTGACCGCCCAGAGCCATTATCCTACTCCGATACAGAAGAGGTTTTGCCAGAAAGGGTTACTAACCAAAACTCTGGGAGATGGTCACCTCAGGAGCATTTGAGAGCTATGGAAAAGCTGCCCCGTTTATCTAAGTCTGCCACTGATAGTACAGACTCACTGACTGCCAGGGATGTCACCAAACCGGATTCTTTATCAAGGATGTCCCTGCCTGATGTGTCTCACTCCCAGGCACAACCTACCTATAGCTATGTCCTGCGTTTGTTCGTTTCCGGACATAGTACAGAAACTGAGTATACTCTCAAGAGTCTATACCAGTTGTTAGAGAATCATTTAGGTCATCCCTATACCCTAAAAATTATTGATGTTTTCAAGCACCCAGAACTGGCAGAAACTGATCAGATCTCAGCTACACCAACACTACTCAGAGTATGGCCCGAGCCTGTCCGGCGGATTATCGGTGATTTGAATGATATTGATCAGGTGTTGCAGAGATTAACAAGCAATATAGTTCAATCCTCAGCAATTAAGCAATAA
- a CDS encoding ABC-F family ATP-binding cassette domain-containing protein: MLRLEHISKVYPTGEVLKDVNWEVKPGDRIGLVGVNGAGKSTQLKIIAGEMEPTSGVVIRPASLHIAYLTQEFEVDPTRTVSAEFWTVFKEANHVHEEMLQVQNAMEMADEAELEGLIRKLDRLQRQFEALDGYGLQAKIDKILPEMGFEPQDSDRLVSAFSGGWQMRMSLGKILLQKPDVLLMDEPTNHLDLETIEWLEKYLKGLKTPMVIVSHDREFLDRLCTQIVETERGVSTTYLGNYSAYLQQKAEMQAAQLSSYERQQKEIEKQQAFIERFRASATRSTQAKSREKQLEKTERIEAPTANLKTLKFQFPDAPRSGLEVVKIKDLVHDYDDKILFLGADLLIERGDRIAFIGPNGCGKSTLLRMIMGMEKPTEGIVGLGKHNVIPGYFEQNQAEALELSKTVMETIHDEVPDWKNQEVRTLLGRFLFSGDTVYKKVESLSGGEKARLALAKMLLSPANLLILDEPTNHLDIPAKEMLEEALAGYDGTVIIVSHDRYFISKVANKIVEIRDGEFCTYLGDYHYYLEKIAQEKEEARLKAIAAAKAAKKAANASKKTKKTKKKAAAKQK, from the coding sequence ATGCTGCGACTCGAACACATTAGTAAAGTATACCCCACTGGCGAAGTTCTAAAGGATGTCAACTGGGAAGTTAAACCAGGCGATCGCATTGGCTTAGTTGGGGTCAATGGTGCCGGGAAATCTACCCAACTGAAAATTATTGCTGGAGAGATGGAACCCACCAGCGGCGTTGTTATCCGTCCTGCCAGTCTTCATATCGCTTACCTCACCCAAGAATTTGAAGTAGACCCAACCCGCACGGTTTCAGCAGAATTCTGGACGGTATTTAAGGAAGCTAACCACGTACACGAGGAAATGCTACAAGTGCAAAACGCCATGGAAATGGCTGATGAAGCAGAATTGGAAGGACTGATTAGAAAGCTAGATAGGTTGCAGCGCCAATTTGAAGCCCTCGATGGTTATGGTTTACAAGCAAAAATTGACAAGATCTTGCCGGAGATGGGATTTGAGCCACAGGATAGCGATCGCTTAGTGAGTGCTTTCAGTGGTGGCTGGCAAATGCGCATGAGTTTAGGCAAAATCCTGCTCCAGAAGCCTGACGTCCTACTGATGGACGAACCAACTAACCATCTTGACTTGGAAACCATCGAATGGTTGGAAAAGTATCTCAAGGGTCTGAAGACCCCAATGGTAATAGTATCTCACGACCGGGAGTTTCTTGACCGCCTCTGCACCCAAATTGTGGAAACCGAACGGGGTGTCTCGACTACCTACCTAGGCAATTACTCAGCTTATCTCCAGCAGAAAGCCGAGATGCAGGCAGCTCAACTGAGTAGCTACGAGCGTCAACAAAAGGAAATAGAGAAGCAGCAAGCCTTTATTGAGCGTTTCCGTGCTAGTGCAACCCGGTCTACCCAAGCCAAAAGCCGAGAGAAACAATTAGAAAAAACTGAACGGATAGAAGCCCCGACTGCTAATCTCAAAACCCTCAAATTCCAATTCCCTGATGCCCCTCGTAGTGGTCTTGAGGTAGTCAAAATCAAGGATTTAGTCCATGACTATGATGACAAGATTTTATTTCTGGGAGCAGACTTGTTGATTGAACGGGGCGATCGCATTGCCTTCATCGGTCCCAATGGTTGCGGTAAATCCACCTTACTCCGGATGATCATGGGAATGGAAAAGCCAACAGAAGGGATAGTAGGACTGGGCAAACACAATGTGATTCCTGGTTACTTTGAGCAGAATCAAGCAGAAGCCCTAGAATTGAGCAAAACGGTCATGGAAACCATCCATGATGAAGTCCCAGACTGGAAAAATCAGGAAGTGCGTACCCTATTGGGACGGTTTCTGTTTAGTGGGGACACAGTATATAAAAAGGTTGAGTCCCTTAGTGGAGGGGAAAAAGCCCGCCTGGCCTTAGCCAAAATGCTCCTTTCTCCCGCTAATTTACTAATTCTGGATGAGCCGACTAATCACCTGGATATCCCAGCCAAAGAAATGTTGGAGGAAGCACTCGCAGGCTATGATGGTACAGTAATTATTGTTTCCCACGACCGCTATTTTATCTCGAAAGTGGCCAACAAAATAGTAGAAATCCGGGATGGCGAATTCTGCACCTATCTGGGAGATTACCACTACTATCTCGAAAAGATTGCCCAGGAAAAAGAAGAAGCTCGGTTAAAAGCGATCGCTGCGGCCAAAGCAGCTAAAAAAGCTGCCAATGCTAGCAAAAAGACCAAAAAGACCAAAAAGAAAGCTGCTGCTAAACAAAAGTAA
- a CDS encoding RNA-guided endonuclease TnpB family protein, whose protein sequence is MRHKAVKVRIYPNKEQIQILAQHFGCARWWWNYALNQCIETYKETGKGLKQSALNSMLPKLKKQEETKWLKDCYSQVLQSVSLNLSRAYQNFFEGRAEYPRFKSYHHRQSIQFPQNVKQVGDFLKFPGKLGVVKAVIHRPLDGEIKTVTVSKTPSGKYYASVLMEYENPRGAALKDLGAKSSTTTGKVIGIDLGIKDFAITYDGEKTSKFGNPKHLAKYEKKLAKKQRIAARKKKGSNGRRNARKIVAKVYERIGNVRQDYLHKLSRKIVDQSQVVVVENLNVKGMVRNHKLAKAISDLGWGTFVNFLYYKCEKEGKVLIEINRWFPSSKTCSNCHYQIKELPLDVRTWTCPSCGTHHDRDGNAAKNIRAEGIRMLSSSGTGEVNANGEEVRPRRGRPSKLRHSSVKLEAPTSKEVGRGSSLCRIEET, encoded by the coding sequence GTGAGACATAAAGCCGTCAAGGTCAGAATCTATCCTAATAAAGAGCAAATACAAATCCTTGCCCAACATTTTGGGTGCGCTCGTTGGTGGTGGAACTACGCGCTAAATCAGTGCATAGAAACTTACAAAGAGACGGGCAAAGGTCTAAAACAGTCTGCACTCAACTCTATGTTGCCGAAACTCAAGAAACAAGAAGAAACTAAATGGCTGAAAGATTGCTACTCTCAGGTTTTACAATCTGTAAGTCTCAATCTTAGTCGTGCTTACCAAAATTTCTTTGAAGGTAGAGCCGAGTATCCCAGGTTCAAATCATACCATCACCGTCAGTCAATTCAATTTCCCCAAAACGTAAAACAGGTAGGCGATTTCCTTAAATTCCCTGGAAAGTTGGGAGTTGTGAAGGCGGTAATTCATCGCCCACTAGACGGAGAAATCAAGACTGTAACAGTCAGTAAAACTCCTTCTGGAAAGTATTATGCTTCTGTTCTGATGGAGTATGAAAACCCTCGCGGAGCGGCTCTGAAAGATCTAGGAGCAAAGTCGTCTACGACTACAGGGAAGGTAATCGGGATTGATTTGGGGATCAAGGATTTTGCGATCACCTATGACGGCGAAAAGACCTCTAAGTTTGGGAATCCCAAGCATCTAGCTAAGTACGAAAAGAAACTAGCCAAAAAACAACGTATTGCTGCCCGAAAGAAAAAAGGCAGTAATGGACGTAGAAATGCCAGAAAGATTGTAGCTAAGGTATACGAACGGATTGGAAATGTCCGCCAAGACTACCTACACAAACTATCCAGAAAGATAGTGGATCAGAGTCAAGTAGTGGTAGTCGAAAACCTAAACGTCAAGGGCATGGTTCGTAACCATAAACTAGCTAAAGCCATTTCTGATCTAGGTTGGGGAACCTTTGTAAATTTTCTTTATTATAAATGTGAAAAAGAAGGAAAAGTGTTGATTGAAATAAATCGGTGGTTCCCTAGTTCTAAAACTTGTTCTAATTGTCATTATCAAATCAAGGAGTTGCCGCTTGATGTAAGAACTTGGACTTGTCCAAGTTGTGGAACTCACCACGACAGAGATGGTAATGCGGCAAAGAATATTAGAGCAGAAGGGATCAGGATGCTATCCTCCTCTGGGACGGGGGAGGTCAACGCCAATGGAGAAGAAGTAAGACCAAGACGTGGACGCCCGTCCAAGTTAAGGCATTCTTCCGTGAAGTTGGAAGCCCCGACATCAAAAGAAGTAGGTCGGGGTAGTTCACTCTGTAGGATTGAAGAAACATAA
- a CDS encoding SdrD B-like domain-containing protein, with amino-acid sequence MKFFRNRQQTSNNSRQSNWSKTSQDFNPNNCLPAGNDNCDPNQKCFPNRNGGFGKGQGGFDNDDKDFLSFGKGKGGFQGNYFKGNKGGLGKFKDLFDNDDKDLFGKGKGKGKGFGRGKGGFNCNPVDENTGEIGNKVWLDANRNGIFDEGEEGVKGVKVTLTGAGEDGIFGTGDDITKVRTTKSNGKFNFKNLAAGNYKLTFSDLPSDLEFTTANVGDQESKDSDVINISTGMTDVITLEAGEINNEVTAGLVEPILKDGTYQLSNHPDGTSFGNWNPHGLILTGLFEKGIYQTGDIAVFNFDHPDTNMQMSINGDEIRIFGTAFGHLDVDGNFNNYDDQPGLWQIDFTYNNADHVSDDDDLSVDAQFAGSNTGIIKQLYGDQREFELTDEAGSNSFSFQVGNKTDNQGHRGVDGISGWGWLNHSNADQYVYHSDWLFTVDPGKMITGDDGNNDLSGDDGNNGLSGGKGNDTLRGGEGDDILYGGEGNDTLRGGEGNDTLKGTDVISAGANTDDLLEGGAGADLFVLGDVHQAYYIEPGKNDCAIIEDFNPGEGDVIQLHGSIDDYETKQVNGGIELLYIKSDGSSDMVAFLKNTTSVDLSSKNFRFVHISGEGNDTLSGHDGNDSLYGANGDDLLDGGKGNDSLSGDDGNDSLYGANGNDSLRGDEGDDLMYGGKGNDSMRGDKGNDSLYGDEGDDLMYGSKGNDTLIGGEGNDTLNGTNPKSGGANTDDILSGGAGADRFILGDVNQAYYVAAGLDDYAVIEDFNAAEGDVIQLHGSIGDYQTQQGNGGTELFYQNDMVAFLENTTNVDLTSNNFEFV; translated from the coding sequence ATGAAATTCTTTCGTAACCGCCAACAAACCAGCAACAACTCCAGACAATCCAATTGGTCTAAGACATCTCAGGACTTTAATCCAAACAACTGTCTGCCTGCAGGAAATGACAACTGTGACCCAAATCAGAAGTGTTTCCCTAATCGAAATGGTGGATTTGGAAAAGGCCAAGGCGGGTTTGATAACGATGATAAGGACTTTCTGAGCTTTGGCAAAGGCAAAGGCGGTTTTCAGGGCAATTATTTCAAGGGCAACAAGGGTGGATTGGGCAAATTCAAAGACTTGTTTGATAACGATGATAAAGACTTGTTTGGCAAAGGCAAAGGCAAAGGCAAAGGCTTTGGCAGAGGCAAAGGCGGTTTTAACTGCAATCCTGTAGATGAAAATACTGGTGAAATCGGCAACAAAGTCTGGCTTGATGCTAATCGTAATGGCATTTTTGATGAAGGAGAAGAAGGGGTTAAAGGCGTTAAGGTTACTCTGACCGGGGCTGGTGAAGATGGCATCTTTGGCACTGGAGATGATATCACCAAGGTCAGAACTACTAAGAGCAACGGTAAATTCAACTTTAAAAACCTTGCTGCGGGCAACTACAAGCTCACCTTCTCTGATTTACCATCTGATTTAGAGTTCACCACAGCTAATGTTGGTGACCAGGAGTCGAAAGATTCTGACGTTATTAATATCAGCACTGGTATGACAGATGTGATTACCTTAGAGGCTGGCGAAATTAACAATGAAGTTACTGCTGGCTTGGTAGAGCCAATTCTAAAAGATGGCACTTACCAGCTTTCCAATCACCCAGATGGTACTAGTTTTGGTAATTGGAATCCTCATGGTCTAATTCTGACTGGCTTATTCGAGAAAGGTATCTACCAAACCGGTGACATCGCTGTGTTTAACTTCGACCATCCTGATACCAATATGCAGATGAGTATCAATGGAGACGAAATCCGGATCTTTGGTACTGCTTTCGGTCATCTAGATGTGGATGGCAACTTCAACAACTATGACGATCAGCCGGGTTTGTGGCAAATTGACTTTACTTACAATAACGCTGATCATGTCAGCGATGATGATGATTTATCGGTGGATGCTCAATTCGCTGGAAGTAATACAGGTATTATCAAGCAACTGTATGGTGACCAGCGTGAATTTGAGCTAACTGACGAGGCTGGCAGCAATTCCTTCAGTTTCCAGGTTGGGAATAAAACCGACAATCAGGGTCATCGCGGCGTTGATGGGATTTCTGGCTGGGGTTGGTTGAACCACTCCAATGCTGATCAATACGTCTATCATTCTGATTGGTTATTCACGGTTGACCCGGGAAAGATGATTACTGGTGATGATGGTAACAATGATTTGAGCGGTGATGATGGTAACAATGGTTTGAGCGGTGGTAAGGGTAACGATACTCTGAGAGGTGGTGAGGGTGATGACATTCTGTATGGTGGTGAGGGTAATGACACGCTAAGGGGTGGTGAGGGTAACGATACTCTCAAAGGTACTGACGTGATTTCTGCTGGAGCTAATACTGATGATTTATTAGAGGGTGGTGCTGGTGCTGACCTATTTGTTCTTGGTGATGTTCACCAAGCTTACTATATAGAACCAGGTAAGAATGACTGTGCAATCATTGAAGACTTCAATCCCGGAGAGGGAGATGTAATTCAACTCCACGGTTCTATCGATGATTACGAGACAAAGCAGGTCAATGGCGGCATCGAGCTCTTATATATAAAGAGTGACGGCTCTTCTGACATGGTCGCTTTTCTAAAAAATACTACCAGTGTTGATCTCAGTAGCAAGAATTTTCGCTTTGTTCATATCAGTGGTGAGGGTAATGACACTCTGAGCGGTCATGATGGTAATGACAGTCTGTATGGTGCTAATGGTGATGACCTTCTGGATGGTGGTAAGGGTAACGACAGTCTGAGCGGTGATGATGGTAATGACAGTCTGTATGGTGCTAATGGTAACGACAGTCTGAGGGGTGATGAGGGTGATGACCTTATGTATGGTGGTAAGGGTAATGACAGTATGAGGGGTGATAAGGGTAATGACAGTCTGTATGGTGATGAGGGTGATGACCTTATGTATGGTAGCAAGGGTAATGACACTCTGATCGGTGGTGAGGGTAACGACACTCTCAACGGTACTAACCCGAAATCTGGTGGAGCTAATACTGATGATATTTTATCGGGTGGTGCTGGTGCTGACCGATTTATTCTTGGTGATGTCAACCAAGCTTACTATGTAGCAGCTGGTTTAGATGACTATGCAGTCATTGAAGACTTCAATGCCGCAGAGGGAGATGTGATTCAGCTCCATGGTTCTATCGGTGATTACCAGACACAGCAGGGCAATGGCGGCACCGAGCTCTTCTATCAAAATGACATGGTCGCTTTCCTAGAAAATACTACCAACGTTGATCTCACTAGCAACAATTTTGAGTTTGTCTAG